Proteins found in one Pantanalinema sp. genomic segment:
- a CDS encoding ubiquinol-cytochrome c reductase iron-sulfur subunit, whose product MTRKPEDPHWKTDFSVDWSRTSYLSRREFTRYLALGSVTMAAGSTFMALRAGIGRPHAAPPRRAIAAIDAVPPKSSLAFEYPAKGHYALLIRHEDGTFDAFSQKCTHLGCSVFYAAHGDKLECPCHEGFFDVRSGDVLAGPPQRPLPRIQLEVANGKVYAVGGGEA is encoded by the coding sequence ATGACCCGCAAGCCCGAGGATCCCCACTGGAAGACCGACTTCAGCGTGGACTGGAGCCGGACCTCCTACCTCTCGCGCCGCGAGTTCACGCGCTACCTGGCGCTGGGCAGCGTCACCATGGCCGCGGGAAGCACCTTCATGGCGCTGCGCGCGGGGATCGGACGCCCCCACGCCGCCCCGCCACGGCGCGCGATCGCCGCCATCGACGCCGTTCCCCCCAAGAGCAGCCTGGCTTTCGAGTACCCGGCCAAGGGGCATTACGCCCTCTTGATCCGCCATGAGGACGGGACCTTCGACGCCTTCTCCCAGAAGTGCACCCACCTCGGCTGCAGCGTCTTCTACGCCGCACACGGCGACAAGCTGGAGTGCCCCTGCCACGAGGGCTTCTTCGACGTCCGCAGCGGCGACGTGCTCGCGGGGCCGCCGCAGCGGCCGCTGCCGCGGATCCAGCTCGAGGTCGCGAACGGCAAGGTGTACGCCGTGGGCGGAGGCGAGGCATGA
- a CDS encoding molybdenum cofactor biosynthesis protein MoaE, with protein sequence MYLVTSDPIDVHQAEALLADPRAGAIVTFCGVVRDHNEGREVLHLAYEAYAEMAQAQLEGIGREILERWDAKRVVLIHRVGRLAIGEVAVLVGVSAPHRGAAFEACRHGIDTIKRDVPIWKKEYFVGGETWVEGCCHQD encoded by the coding sequence ATGTACCTCGTCACCTCGGATCCCATCGACGTCCATCAGGCCGAGGCCTTGCTCGCCGACCCGAGGGCGGGGGCCATCGTCACCTTCTGCGGGGTCGTGCGCGACCACAACGAAGGGCGTGAGGTCCTGCACCTCGCCTACGAGGCCTACGCCGAGATGGCCCAGGCACAGCTCGAGGGCATCGGCCGAGAGATCCTCGAGCGATGGGATGCCAAGCGCGTGGTGCTGATCCACCGGGTCGGCCGGCTCGCGATCGGCGAGGTCGCGGTGCTCGTGGGCGTCAGCGCCCCTCACCGCGGCGCGGCGTTCGAGGCATGCCGTCATGGGATCGACACCATCAAGCGGGACGTCCCCATCTGGAAGAAGGAGTACTTCGTGGGGGGGGAGACCTGGGTAGAGGGCTGCTGCCACCAGGACTAG
- a CDS encoding DUF6755 family protein, translated as MSAPRTWLVDGIFLFVLLLWIIQLFLVITGIDAYLGGQAGILWPAAITSAVLALINLKLVSYIQD; from the coding sequence ATGAGCGCCCCGCGTACCTGGCTGGTCGACGGGATCTTCCTGTTCGTCCTGTTGCTGTGGATCATCCAGCTCTTCCTCGTGATCACGGGGATCGACGCCTACCTCGGCGGCCAGGCCGGTATCCTCTGGCCTGCCGCCATCACCTCGGCCGTTCTCGCCCTCATCAACCTGAAGCTGGTGAGCTACATCCAGGACTAG
- the uvrA gene encoding excinuclease ABC subunit UvrA, producing the protein MSEHMSEHPQAFLRVRGAREHNLKNIDLAVPRNRLVVFTGVSGSGKSSLAFDTIFAEGQRRYVESLSSYARQFLGQMDKPDVDYIEGLSPAISIDQKSTSHNPRSTVGTVTEIYDYLRLLFARVGTPHCHKCGQTINPQTVEQIVDQVLAWPEGTRFQVLAPIARGRKGEFKKELEAARKEGFVRVRIDGEVMDLAEDIALDKQKKHDVAIVIDRLIVKADIQTRLADSVATALKKGEGLAIVQNLGTRETPAETDVLFSEHFACSDCGVSLSEVAPRLFSFNSPFGACQTCLGLGSKQELDPHRIVPDPHKSLAEGAIAPWHRTGNPYYQQMLSALAKAQGFDLKTPWEDLSATAQQVVLYGSDDAIHIDQESWFRPGEWGYTTRYEGVIPQLQRRYTESTSDKFKEETEAFMTMRPCEGCQGKRLRPEALAVTVGDRSIAAVTSLSIGRAQAFVAGLVLTERQAIIAQQILKEINARLQFLLDVGLDYLTLDRTANTLSGGEAQRIRLATQIGSGLTGVLYILDEPSIGLHQRDNERLLGTLERLRNLGNTLIVVEHDEDTIRAADHLVDVGPNAGVHGGWIVASGTLEEVMAVEESLTAQYLRGDRAITVPLFRRPGNGKAIRLRGANLNNLQDVSVEIPLGKFVSVTGVSGSGKSTLINEVLMGAIEHTLSKRPFPKGLKAVEGLEHIDKAIVIDQSPIGRTPRSNAATYTGLFDIVREVFASTNEAKARGYKNGRFSFNVKGGRCEACKGEGMNVIEMHFLPDVYVPCEVCKGKRYNRETLEVRFKGKNIAEILAMTVGEAVEFFRSIPRALTKLQTLADVGLDYIQLGQPATTLSGGEAQRVKLATELSRRSTGRTLYLLDEPTTGLHFYDVEKLLGVLNRLVEAGNTVLTIEHNLDVIKTSDHVIDLGPEGGDRGGTIVAEGPPEAIAACEASHTGRFLKKLLAEGLEVAVPAASVPKVRAGRKKQPA; encoded by the coding sequence ATGAGCGAACATATGAGCGAGCACCCCCAGGCCTTCCTCCGAGTCCGCGGCGCCCGCGAGCACAACCTCAAGAACATCGACCTGGCGGTCCCCCGTAACCGCCTGGTGGTCTTCACCGGGGTCTCGGGCTCGGGCAAGAGCAGCCTCGCGTTCGATACCATCTTCGCCGAGGGCCAGCGCCGCTACGTGGAGAGCCTCAGCTCCTACGCGCGCCAGTTCCTCGGCCAGATGGACAAGCCCGACGTGGACTACATCGAGGGCCTGAGCCCCGCCATCTCAATCGACCAGAAGTCGACCAGCCACAACCCGCGCTCCACGGTCGGCACCGTCACCGAGATCTACGACTACCTGCGCCTGCTGTTCGCGCGGGTGGGCACCCCCCACTGCCACAAGTGCGGCCAGACGATCAACCCCCAGACCGTCGAGCAGATCGTCGACCAGGTGCTCGCCTGGCCCGAGGGCACCCGCTTCCAGGTGCTCGCTCCCATCGCCCGAGGGCGCAAGGGCGAGTTCAAGAAGGAGCTGGAGGCCGCCCGCAAGGAGGGCTTCGTTCGCGTCCGGATCGACGGCGAGGTCATGGACCTGGCCGAGGACATCGCCCTCGACAAGCAGAAGAAGCACGACGTCGCCATCGTCATCGACCGCCTGATCGTCAAGGCCGACATCCAGACGCGCCTCGCCGACAGCGTGGCCACCGCCCTCAAGAAGGGCGAGGGGCTCGCCATCGTCCAGAATCTCGGCACCCGCGAGACGCCCGCCGAGACCGACGTCCTCTTCAGCGAGCACTTCGCCTGCTCGGATTGCGGCGTGTCGCTCTCCGAGGTCGCCCCGCGCCTGTTCTCCTTCAACAGCCCCTTCGGCGCCTGCCAGACCTGTCTCGGCCTCGGCTCCAAGCAGGAGCTCGACCCGCACCGGATCGTGCCCGACCCTCACAAGAGTCTCGCCGAGGGCGCAATCGCCCCCTGGCACCGCACGGGAAACCCCTACTACCAGCAAATGCTCTCGGCGCTTGCCAAGGCCCAGGGCTTCGACCTCAAGACCCCCTGGGAGGACCTGAGCGCCACGGCCCAGCAGGTGGTGCTCTACGGCTCGGACGACGCGATCCACATCGACCAGGAGTCGTGGTTCCGCCCGGGCGAGTGGGGCTACACCACGCGGTACGAGGGGGTGATCCCCCAGCTCCAGCGGCGCTACACCGAGTCGACCTCCGACAAGTTCAAGGAGGAGACCGAGGCGTTCATGACCATGCGGCCCTGCGAGGGCTGCCAGGGCAAGCGCCTGCGCCCCGAAGCCCTCGCCGTCACGGTCGGCGACCGCTCGATCGCAGCTGTCACCTCACTGTCGATCGGCCGTGCCCAGGCCTTCGTGGCGGGCCTCGTCCTCACCGAGCGCCAGGCGATCATCGCCCAGCAGATCCTCAAGGAGATCAACGCGCGCCTGCAGTTCCTCTTGGACGTGGGGCTCGACTACCTGACCCTCGATCGCACCGCCAACACCCTGTCGGGGGGTGAAGCCCAGCGCATCCGCCTCGCGACCCAGATAGGCTCCGGCCTCACGGGCGTGCTCTACATCCTGGACGAGCCCTCGATCGGCCTGCACCAGCGGGATAACGAGCGCCTCCTCGGCACCCTCGAGCGCCTGCGCAACCTGGGCAACACCCTGATCGTGGTCGAGCACGACGAGGACACCATCCGCGCGGCGGATCACTTGGTGGACGTGGGCCCCAACGCCGGGGTGCACGGCGGGTGGATCGTCGCGAGCGGCACGCTCGAAGAGGTCATGGCCGTAGAGGAGAGCCTGACGGCCCAGTACCTGAGAGGCGATCGCGCCATCACGGTGCCGCTGTTTCGTCGACCGGGCAACGGCAAGGCGATCCGCCTCAGGGGCGCGAACCTCAACAACCTGCAAGACGTGAGCGTCGAGATTCCGCTCGGCAAGTTCGTCTCGGTGACGGGCGTGTCGGGGTCGGGCAAGTCGACTCTGATCAACGAGGTCCTGATGGGGGCCATCGAGCACACCCTCTCCAAGCGCCCCTTCCCGAAGGGCCTCAAGGCCGTCGAGGGCCTGGAGCACATCGACAAGGCCATCGTCATCGACCAGTCTCCCATCGGACGCACCCCGCGTTCCAACGCGGCGACCTACACCGGCCTCTTCGACATCGTGCGCGAGGTCTTCGCCAGCACCAACGAGGCCAAGGCCCGGGGCTACAAGAACGGGCGCTTCTCGTTCAACGTCAAGGGCGGCCGGTGCGAGGCGTGCAAGGGCGAGGGCATGAACGTCATCGAGATGCACTTCCTGCCCGACGTCTACGTGCCGTGCGAGGTCTGCAAGGGCAAGCGCTACAACCGCGAGACGCTCGAGGTGCGCTTCAAGGGCAAGAACATCGCCGAGATCCTGGCCATGACCGTGGGCGAGGCCGTCGAGTTCTTCCGGAGCATCCCACGGGCCCTCACCAAGCTCCAGACCCTCGCCGACGTGGGCCTCGACTACATCCAGCTCGGCCAGCCCGCGACCACCCTCTCGGGCGGCGAGGCGCAGCGGGTCAAGCTCGCCACCGAGCTGAGCCGCCGCAGCACCGGGCGCACCCTGTACCTGCTGGACGAGCCCACCACGGGGCTGCACTTCTACGACGTCGAGAAGCTGCTGGGCGTGCTGAACCGCCTGGTGGAGGCGGGCAACACGGTGCTCACCATCGAGCACAACCTGGACGTGATCAAGACCAGCGACCACGTGATCGACCTGGGGCCCGAGGGCGGGGACCGGGGCGGCACCATCGTGGCCGAGGGCCCGCCCGAGGCGATCGCGGCCTGCGAGGCCTCGCACACGGGGCGCTTCCTGAAGAAGCTCCTGGCCGAGGGCCTCGAGGTGGCGGTCCCCGCGGCGAGCGTGCCGAAGGTCCGCGCCGGCCGCAAGAAGCAGCCCGCCTGA
- the glp gene encoding gephyrin-like molybdotransferase Glp, with amino-acid sequence MIPVEEARRLILSTVSPMPGVRTPLLQALGRVLAEPVDSPHAHPPFDNSAMDGYAVRAEDLALASPHAPVRLSVRSEVAAGWTEPPELAPVTACRIMTGAIMPSGADAVVKVEETRESDGHVTFARGARVGQNVRLRGEDLTAGARVLEPGTLLNAARIGLLAGVGRSHVEVHPAVRVAIVATGDELVEPGSELAPGQIYGSNAYALAGMVLEAGAVPVLMGIARDDRQATLELVERALSCDVVITSGGVSVGAFDHVGETFSRLGSVHFDRVAQQPGKPFTYATLAGKPAFGLPGNPVSAMVAFEYYVRPALLRMMAHPRPDRPTVRSVLTERCSKSPGRTAFLRAVVRREADGYRATLTGPQGSGRMTSMAAANALLVIPAESAAAEAGEAFETLLLGD; translated from the coding sequence GTGATCCCGGTCGAAGAGGCTCGCCGCCTCATCCTGAGCACCGTTTCCCCCATGCCGGGCGTCCGAACGCCCCTGCTCCAGGCGCTCGGCCGGGTGCTGGCCGAGCCGGTCGACTCTCCCCACGCGCACCCCCCCTTCGACAACTCCGCCATGGACGGCTACGCCGTTCGCGCCGAGGACCTGGCGCTCGCCTCGCCCCACGCCCCGGTGCGGCTCAGCGTGCGCTCCGAGGTCGCGGCCGGCTGGACCGAGCCCCCGGAGCTCGCCCCCGTCACGGCCTGCCGGATCATGACCGGCGCGATCATGCCGAGCGGGGCCGACGCCGTGGTCAAGGTCGAGGAGACCCGGGAATCGGACGGCCACGTCACCTTCGCGCGCGGCGCCCGCGTCGGCCAGAACGTGCGCCTCCGGGGCGAGGACCTCACGGCCGGGGCGCGCGTGCTGGAGCCGGGCACCCTCCTGAACGCGGCCCGGATCGGCCTGCTCGCGGGGGTGGGGCGATCCCACGTGGAGGTCCACCCCGCCGTGCGGGTCGCCATCGTCGCCACCGGCGACGAGCTGGTGGAGCCCGGCTCCGAGCTCGCCCCGGGCCAGATCTACGGCAGCAACGCCTACGCCCTGGCCGGAATGGTCCTCGAGGCCGGGGCCGTCCCCGTCCTCATGGGAATCGCCCGGGACGACCGGCAGGCGACGCTGGAGCTCGTCGAGCGGGCCCTGTCGTGCGACGTGGTGATCACCTCGGGGGGCGTCTCCGTGGGGGCCTTCGACCACGTGGGCGAGACCTTTTCGCGCCTCGGTTCGGTCCACTTCGACCGGGTCGCCCAGCAACCCGGGAAGCCCTTCACCTACGCCACCCTCGCGGGGAAGCCCGCCTTCGGGCTGCCCGGCAACCCCGTCTCGGCCATGGTCGCCTTCGAGTACTACGTCCGCCCCGCCCTGCTCAGGATGATGGCTCACCCCCGCCCGGACCGCCCCACGGTGCGCTCGGTGCTGACCGAGCGCTGCTCCAAGTCGCCGGGCAGGACCGCCTTCCTGCGGGCCGTCGTCCGGCGCGAGGCCGACGGTTACCGGGCCACCCTGACCGGCCCCCAGGGCTCGGGCCGCATGACCTCCATGGCCGCGGCCAACGCCCTGCTGGTCATCCCCGCGGAAAGCGCGGCGGCCGAGGCGGGCGAAGCGTTCGAGACCCTGCTGCTGGGCGACTGA
- a CDS encoding MoaD/ThiS family protein has protein sequence MRLDIMLFAVLKEAQRAERISLDLPAGSTVGDLKAAVAREFPSLAAYLPSARVASALRFAPDHHVIGESEPLALIPPVSGG, from the coding sequence ATGCGGCTCGACATCATGCTTTTCGCCGTCCTAAAGGAGGCCCAGAGGGCCGAGCGCATCTCGCTCGACCTTCCTGCCGGCAGCACCGTCGGGGATCTCAAGGCGGCCGTCGCCCGGGAGTTTCCGTCGCTCGCCGCCTACCTTCCCAGCGCGCGCGTGGCCTCCGCTTTGCGCTTCGCTCCCGATCACCACGTCATCGGCGAGAGCGAGCCGCTCGCCCTCATCCCCCCCGTGAGCGGAGGCTAA
- a CDS encoding 4Fe-4S dicluster domain-containing protein, whose amino-acid sequence MELQFFVDPIRCIGCKACLQGCSECATHRGRSMIHLEYMDRGTSTQTVPMVCMHCENPTCAQVCPADAIKRTEDGVVQSSLKERCIGCANCVNACPFGVPRYYPEFDQMLKCDMCYDRTSVGLKPMCATVCPSDALFFGTREEFETRRSGRPVNEFRFGAQIVRTRVFMVLDEAHDRLDVQDVALADTPDPRFEPDTYDSVDPFSHVEPPSNGGPA is encoded by the coding sequence ATGGAGCTCCAGTTCTTCGTCGACCCCATCCGCTGCATCGGCTGCAAGGCGTGCCTCCAGGGGTGCTCCGAGTGCGCCACCCACCGGGGCCGGTCCATGATCCACCTGGAGTACATGGATCGCGGCACCTCGACCCAGACGGTGCCCATGGTGTGCATGCACTGCGAGAACCCGACATGCGCCCAGGTCTGCCCCGCCGACGCCATCAAGCGGACCGAGGACGGGGTGGTCCAGTCGAGCCTCAAGGAGCGCTGCATCGGCTGCGCCAACTGCGTCAACGCCTGCCCCTTCGGGGTCCCGCGCTACTACCCCGAGTTCGACCAGATGCTGAAGTGCGACATGTGCTACGACCGCACGTCGGTGGGCCTCAAGCCCATGTGCGCGACCGTCTGCCCATCGGACGCCCTGTTCTTCGGCACCCGCGAGGAGTTCGAGACCCGGCGCTCGGGGCGTCCGGTGAACGAGTTCCGCTTCGGAGCCCAGATTGTTCGCACCCGGGTCTTCATGGTGCTCGACGAGGCCCACGATCGCCTGGACGTCCAAGACGTCGCCCTCGCGGACACCCCGGATCCGCGCTTCGAACCCGACACCTACGATTCCGTCGACCCCTTCTCCCACGTGGAGCCACCGAGCAACGGAGGCCCGGCATGA
- a CDS encoding MFS transporter, which translates to MSNRNIQLFLATVAFAVSFAVWGMLGALAPLLRTAFGLSQSQVALMVAIPVLLGAIGRLPMGIAADRFGGRPVMAALLVFTLIPAAGLALSASYPALLLWGFFLGMAGTTFAVGVAFTSKWFAPEQQGTALGIFGAGNVGQSVAVFFAPRLAEALGSWRSVLWLFGGLSLAWGIVFWGFARDARPGVPRSLAEILAILGRSPMAWLLSLFYFVTFGGFVALGVYLPTLLTSRYGLALPDAGMRAAGFVLLATLCRPIGGYLADRLGGARILAGVYAVSVLSGFLLVPSGMVSFTVGALSFACAAGLGNGAVFKLVPQYFPVETGAVTGLVGAFGGLGGFFPPLVLGLLLELTGHYTLGFLALAATSALCLALSLRLAHRSPPLVPGRG; encoded by the coding sequence ATGTCGAACCGGAACATCCAGCTCTTCCTCGCCACCGTGGCCTTCGCCGTGAGCTTCGCGGTCTGGGGCATGCTCGGGGCCCTCGCCCCCCTGCTGCGCACCGCGTTCGGGCTCAGCCAGTCCCAGGTGGCCCTGATGGTGGCGATCCCGGTGCTGCTGGGGGCGATCGGGCGTCTGCCGATGGGGATCGCCGCCGATCGCTTCGGGGGGCGCCCGGTGATGGCCGCGCTGCTCGTCTTCACGCTGATCCCCGCGGCGGGCCTCGCCCTGAGCGCCTCCTATCCGGCCCTGCTCCTGTGGGGCTTCTTCCTCGGGATGGCGGGCACCACCTTCGCGGTGGGGGTCGCCTTCACCAGCAAGTGGTTCGCCCCCGAGCAGCAGGGCACGGCCCTCGGGATCTTCGGGGCGGGCAACGTCGGCCAGAGCGTGGCGGTCTTCTTCGCCCCGCGCCTGGCCGAGGCGCTCGGCTCCTGGCGGTCGGTGCTCTGGCTCTTCGGGGGGCTGAGCCTCGCCTGGGGGATCGTCTTCTGGGGCTTCGCCCGCGACGCGCGCCCGGGGGTGCCGCGCTCCTTGGCCGAGATCCTGGCGATCCTGGGACGCTCGCCGATGGCCTGGCTGCTCAGCCTGTTCTACTTCGTGACCTTCGGCGGCTTCGTCGCCCTGGGGGTCTACCTTCCCACCCTCCTGACGTCCCGCTACGGCCTCGCGCTGCCCGACGCGGGCATGCGGGCGGCGGGCTTCGTGCTGCTGGCGACCCTTTGCCGACCGATCGGAGGCTACCTCGCGGACCGGCTGGGGGGCGCGCGCATCCTTGCCGGGGTCTACGCGGTGAGCGTGCTCTCGGGCTTCCTGCTCGTTCCCTCGGGCATGGTCAGCTTCACGGTGGGGGCCCTCTCCTTCGCGTGCGCGGCGGGGCTCGGCAACGGGGCAGTCTTCAAGCTGGTGCCCCAGTACTTTCCCGTCGAGACCGGCGCCGTCACCGGCCTGGTCGGCGCCTTCGGCGGGCTCGGGGGCTTCTTCCCGCCTTTGGTGCTCGGGCTCCTGCTCGAGCTGACGGGCCACTACACCCTGGGCTTCCTGGCCCTGGCCGCGACCTCCGCGCTCTGCCTCGCGCTCAGCCTGCGCCTGGCGCATCGCTCGCCTCCTCTCGTGCCCGGGCGAGGGTGA
- a CDS encoding molybdopterin oxidoreductase family protein: MAQLPQDPERLKDRFGPTLKYSPPGGFRTDAVPDKLVDTHCCFCGQQCGITLKVLDNQVVGFEPRDFPFNEGKLCPKGIKRYLQGSHPDRLLTPMKRTPEGFARISWDEALCETVAKIKEIQERHGKDAFAMLSGVSLNNEKSYLVGKFARLALQTANLDYNGRLCMVSAGAGNKKAYGIDRASNSWADIPKAKAIFVIGSNVAECAPITTRYIWSARDAGAKLIVADPRMVPGARTADLYLPLRPGSDSALLMAMLHVVIRDGLTDPAFIRDHTSGFEAVAESVKDATPEWAAELCGVPAAKIEQAAHWYAEAETAMILHARGLEHQSKGVDNVLACANLALATGKIGREGCGHSTITGQGNGQGGREHGHKCDQLPGNRDITNPEHRAYVAGVWGVDEAEIPGKGLSAQEIMEAIHRGEIKGLLSICFNPLVSLPDATFTREALDRLEHYTVIDFFLSETAQHADVVLPGSLHEEDEGTATSAEGRVIKINAAVTPPGEARRDWEILLDIAERLGRGRYFRYENAEQIFNELRLASRGGTADYSGITWAKVVENQGIFWPCPQTTEEGERTPDWRALDTAHPGTPRLYEGGRFYHPDGRARFNVVNWRAPAEVVDDAYPLWLTTGRVISQYLSGTQTRRIGPLVDQYPFPRLELHPRLAEALGIQDGQWVTTLTRRGRLTLRAQVVKTIRPDTVFIPYHWAGDLSANVLTNRALDPVSKIPEYKVSACRVQPATPEEVARGERAEADAYRQEPIQLELGLADRRKEASR; the protein is encoded by the coding sequence ATGGCTCAGTTGCCCCAGGACCCGGAGCGCCTGAAGGATCGCTTTGGCCCCACCCTCAAGTACTCCCCGCCGGGGGGCTTCAGGACCGACGCGGTCCCCGACAAGCTGGTCGATACCCACTGCTGCTTCTGCGGGCAGCAGTGCGGGATCACCCTCAAGGTCCTGGACAACCAGGTCGTCGGCTTCGAGCCCCGGGACTTCCCGTTCAACGAGGGCAAGCTCTGCCCGAAGGGGATCAAGCGATACCTCCAGGGCTCCCACCCGGATCGCCTGCTCACTCCCATGAAGCGCACGCCGGAAGGGTTCGCGCGCATCTCGTGGGACGAGGCCCTCTGCGAGACCGTCGCCAAGATCAAGGAGATCCAGGAGCGCCACGGCAAGGACGCCTTCGCCATGCTCTCGGGGGTGAGCCTCAACAACGAGAAGAGCTACCTGGTGGGCAAGTTTGCTCGCTTGGCCCTCCAGACCGCCAACCTCGACTACAACGGCCGCCTGTGCATGGTCTCGGCCGGGGCGGGCAACAAGAAGGCCTACGGGATCGACCGTGCGAGCAACTCCTGGGCGGACATCCCCAAGGCCAAGGCGATCTTCGTGATAGGCTCCAACGTCGCCGAGTGCGCCCCCATCACCACCCGCTACATCTGGAGCGCCCGCGACGCCGGCGCCAAGCTGATCGTCGCGGACCCCCGGATGGTGCCGGGGGCCCGCACCGCGGACCTCTACCTGCCCCTGCGCCCGGGATCCGACAGCGCGCTCTTGATGGCCATGCTGCACGTGGTGATCCGGGACGGCCTCACCGACCCGGCCTTCATCCGGGACCACACCTCGGGCTTCGAGGCGGTCGCCGAGAGCGTGAAGGACGCCACCCCCGAGTGGGCGGCCGAGCTTTGCGGGGTCCCCGCCGCCAAGATCGAGCAGGCCGCCCACTGGTACGCCGAGGCCGAGACGGCCATGATCCTTCACGCGCGCGGGCTAGAGCACCAGAGCAAGGGCGTCGACAACGTCCTGGCCTGCGCCAACCTGGCGCTCGCCACCGGCAAGATCGGGCGCGAGGGCTGCGGCCACAGCACCATCACGGGCCAGGGCAACGGCCAGGGCGGCCGCGAGCACGGCCACAAGTGCGACCAGCTCCCCGGCAACCGCGACATCACCAACCCCGAGCACCGGGCCTACGTGGCCGGGGTCTGGGGGGTGGACGAGGCGGAGATCCCGGGCAAGGGCCTCTCCGCCCAGGAGATCATGGAGGCCATCCACCGGGGCGAGATCAAGGGGCTGCTCAGCATCTGCTTCAACCCCCTGGTGAGCCTGCCGGACGCGACCTTCACCCGCGAGGCCCTCGATCGCCTCGAGCACTACACGGTCATCGACTTCTTCCTGTCCGAGACGGCCCAGCACGCCGACGTGGTCCTCCCCGGCAGCCTCCACGAGGAGGACGAGGGCACCGCGACCTCGGCCGAGGGGCGGGTGATCAAGATCAACGCCGCCGTGACCCCGCCGGGGGAGGCCCGGCGCGACTGGGAGATCCTCCTGGACATCGCCGAGCGCCTCGGCCGGGGGAGGTACTTCCGCTACGAGAACGCCGAGCAGATCTTCAACGAGCTGCGGCTGGCCTCGCGCGGGGGCACCGCCGACTACTCGGGCATCACCTGGGCCAAGGTGGTCGAGAACCAGGGCATCTTCTGGCCCTGCCCCCAGACCACCGAGGAGGGCGAGCGGACCCCGGACTGGAGGGCGCTGGACACGGCGCACCCGGGCACCCCCCGGCTCTACGAGGGGGGGCGCTTCTACCACCCCGACGGCCGGGCCCGCTTCAACGTCGTGAACTGGCGAGCGCCCGCCGAGGTCGTGGATGACGCCTACCCCCTCTGGCTCACGACGGGCCGGGTCATCAGCCAGTACCTCTCGGGCACCCAGACCCGGCGCATCGGGCCCTTGGTCGACCAGTACCCCTTCCCGCGCCTGGAGCTCCACCCGCGCCTGGCCGAGGCCCTGGGGATCCAGGACGGCCAGTGGGTGACGACGTTGACCCGCCGCGGCCGCCTCACCCTGCGGGCCCAGGTGGTCAAGACCATCCGACCCGACACGGTCTTCATCCCCTACCACTGGGCCGGCGACCTCTCGGCAAATGTTCTGACCAACCGCGCCCTCGATCCCGTCTCCAAGATCCCCGAGTACAAGGTCTCGGCCTGCCGCGTTCAGCCCGCGACGCCCGAGGAGGTCGCGCGGGGTGAGCGCGCCGAGGCCGACGCCTACCGCCAGGAGCCGATCCAGCTCGAGCTCGGCCTGGCCGATCGCCGCAAGGAGGCGTCGCGCTGA
- a CDS encoding rhodanese-like domain-containing protein, which translates to MSARELHEALEDVVVIAVRESLTAVPALKGAFHVPHARLSAALPGIPPDRKVVVCCLRGELGLQAVALLRAAGCEQAMSLSGGLLAYFREFDPIKRDLER; encoded by the coding sequence ATCTCGGCGCGGGAGCTTCACGAGGCCCTCGAGGACGTCGTCGTGATCGCCGTGAGGGAGAGCCTCACGGCGGTTCCGGCTTTGAAGGGCGCCTTCCATGTGCCGCATGCGCGGCTGAGCGCGGCGCTGCCCGGGATTCCGCCCGACCGCAAGGTGGTCGTCTGCTGCCTGCGCGGTGAGCTCGGCCTTCAGGCGGTCGCGCTGCTGCGCGCGGCCGGATGCGAGCAGGCCATGAGTCTCTCGGGTGGCTTGCTCGCGTATTTCCGGGAATTCGACCCGATCAAACGAGACTTGGAGCGATGA
- a CDS encoding endonuclease V, with the protein MSVELHQSHRWDLPPYEAQQLQHALSQVVVVHDDCAELTLIAGVEVAHSRFNDTLTVGVALLTYPDLQVVEKRTIEYQTKFPFIAELLSFREAPAVVAALETLSRRPDLVMIEGPGIAHAKGLGVASHVGVVTGLPTVGCAKATSVGSFVEPEVSAGSASSLVWQGEIIGTVYRSKNRVAPLFVSAGNRISRESAVRLVRECCQGYRMPEPIRHAGNALSENKRAAVS; encoded by the coding sequence TTGTCCGTCGAACTACACCAGTCGCACCGCTGGGATCTGCCGCCCTACGAGGCGCAGCAGCTGCAGCACGCCCTCAGCCAGGTGGTGGTGGTCCACGACGACTGCGCCGAGCTGACGCTCATCGCGGGGGTCGAGGTCGCGCACAGCCGCTTCAACGACACCCTCACCGTCGGCGTCGCCCTGCTCACCTACCCGGACCTCCAGGTGGTGGAGAAGCGGACGATCGAGTACCAGACCAAGTTCCCCTTCATCGCCGAGCTGCTCTCCTTCCGCGAGGCGCCCGCCGTCGTGGCGGCGCTCGAGACCCTCTCGCGCCGGCCCGATCTGGTCATGATCGAGGGGCCGGGCATCGCCCACGCCAAGGGCCTGGGGGTCGCCTCGCACGTGGGAGTGGTGACGGGCTTGCCGACCGTGGGCTGCGCCAAGGCGACCTCGGTGGGCTCCTTCGTGGAGCCCGAGGTCAGTGCCGGCTCCGCCTCGTCGCTGGTCTGGCAGGGCGAGATCATCGGGACGGTCTACCGCTCCAAGAACCGGGTCGCTCCGCTGTTCGTCTCGGCCGGGAACCGGATCAGCCGGGAGAGCGCCGTGCGCCTGGTGCGCGAGTGCTGCCAGGGCTACCGCATGCCGGAGCCCATCCGCCACGCGGGCAACGCCCTCTCGGAGAACAAGCGCGCCGCCGTAAGCTAG